Proteins encoded within one genomic window of Lysinibacillus louembei:
- a CDS encoding Asp23/Gls24 family envelope stress response protein, with protein MAEKQPTSFVQPTPTGKEELGQIEVAPEVIEVIAGIAATEVEGVAATRGNFASGVVEKFGKKVHSKGIKSAMSEDGRIVIDVFCSVKYGFAVPKVAKDVQASIRQAILNMTAIETSEVNVHITAIQFDNVSANKA; from the coding sequence ATGGCTGAAAAACAACCAACATCATTTGTACAACCAACGCCAACAGGTAAGGAGGAGCTCGGACAGATTGAAGTGGCTCCTGAGGTAATCGAGGTCATTGCAGGGATTGCTGCGACAGAGGTTGAAGGGGTAGCGGCGACACGTGGCAATTTTGCGTCAGGCGTTGTAGAGAAATTTGGGAAAAAAGTACATTCAAAAGGGATTAAGTCTGCGATGTCAGAGGATGGACGCATCGTCATTGATGTATTTTGCTCAGTGAAATATGGCTTTGCCGTTCCAAAGGTGGCAAAGGATGTTCAAGCTTCCATTCGCCAAGCGATTTTGAATATGACAGCAATTGAAACAAGCGAAGTGAATGTGCATATTACAGCAATTCAATTTGACAATGTGAGCGCTAATAAAGCGTAA
- the accC gene encoding acetyl-CoA carboxylase biotin carboxylase subunit: protein MKKVLIANRGEIAVRIIRACKELGIETVAVYSEADAEALHVKLADEAYCIGPRLSKDSYLSFPALLGVAQKTGADGIHPGYGFVSENADFAEACENAGIKFIGPSSDSIKIMGIKDVARSTMEKANVPLVPGTGIVPDIETGKKWAAEIGYPAIIKATAGGGGKGIRVARTEEELVKGIEITQKEAAAAFGNPGVYLEKFIEYFRHCEIQVLADGHGNVVHLGERDCTVQRRMQKLVEEAPSPALSEERRAEMGEAAVKAAKACNYEGAGTIEFIYDYQEDKFYFMEMNTRIQVEHPVTEMITGVDLVQQQLKIASGEKLPFKQEDIKINGWAIECRINAENAYKNFMPSAGKVTDYLAPGGYGVRVDSAVYPGYTIPPYYDSMVAKLIVHADTREEAIAKMNRALSEFMVDGVHTTIPFHQALMNNDVFKSAKFNTKFLEENDVLGVAEKAK, encoded by the coding sequence ATGAAAAAAGTATTAATTGCCAATCGTGGAGAAATCGCGGTTCGTATCATTCGCGCATGTAAAGAGTTAGGTATTGAAACAGTAGCTGTTTATTCTGAGGCAGACGCTGAGGCGTTACATGTGAAGCTAGCAGACGAGGCATATTGCATTGGCCCACGCTTATCAAAGGATTCTTATTTAAGCTTCCCAGCATTATTAGGCGTGGCACAAAAAACTGGTGCAGATGGCATCCATCCAGGCTATGGCTTTGTATCTGAAAACGCTGACTTTGCGGAAGCATGTGAAAATGCTGGCATTAAATTTATCGGCCCATCCTCAGATTCAATTAAAATTATGGGGATTAAGGATGTAGCACGTTCGACGATGGAAAAAGCCAATGTACCACTTGTACCAGGGACAGGCATTGTACCTGATATCGAAACAGGTAAGAAGTGGGCTGCTGAAATCGGCTACCCTGCCATCATTAAAGCAACTGCTGGCGGTGGTGGTAAAGGTATCCGTGTTGCTCGCACAGAGGAAGAGCTTGTTAAAGGCATTGAAATTACACAAAAGGAAGCTGCCGCAGCATTTGGCAACCCAGGCGTATACTTAGAGAAGTTTATCGAATACTTCCGTCACTGCGAAATTCAAGTATTAGCAGACGGTCATGGCAATGTTGTGCACTTAGGTGAGCGCGATTGCACCGTACAACGCCGCATGCAAAAGCTTGTCGAGGAAGCGCCATCACCAGCACTTTCAGAGGAGCGCCGTGCAGAAATGGGCGAAGCCGCTGTGAAAGCAGCGAAAGCATGTAATTACGAGGGTGCAGGTACAATCGAATTCATTTACGATTACCAAGAGGACAAGTTCTACTTCATGGAAATGAACACACGTATCCAAGTAGAGCATCCTGTGACAGAAATGATTACAGGTGTTGACCTTGTACAGCAGCAATTAAAAATTGCCTCTGGCGAGAAGCTACCATTCAAACAAGAGGATATTAAAATCAATGGCTGGGCAATCGAATGCCGAATCAATGCTGAAAACGCATACAAAAACTTTATGCCATCTGCGGGTAAAGTAACAGACTACCTAGCACCAGGCGGCTACGGTGTACGCGTAGACTCAGCGGTATATCCAGGCTACACAATTCCACCATACTACGATTCAATGGTCGCGAAGCTAATCGTCCACGCAGACACGCGTGAGGAAGCTATCGCTAAAATGAATCGCGCATTAAGCGAGTTTATGGTAGATGGTGTACACACAACCATCCCATTCCACCAAGCATTGATGAACAACGATGTATTCAAATCAGCGAAGTTCAACACGAAGTTCTTGGAAGAGAATGATGTGTTGGGTGTGGCTGAGAAGGCGAAGTAA
- the accB gene encoding acetyl-CoA carboxylase biotin carboxyl carrier protein: MFKIQEIREIIKLVDASSIDEFVYEENGAKVKLKKKGNVTEVVAPKAEVVVAAPAAPVVEAAPAPKAVEAPAAVAPVEKAPVQEDADLHQITSPMVGTFYQAPNPESPAYVKVGDKVGEETIVCIVEAMKLFNEIEAEVKGEIVEILVKDGQLVEYGQPLFLVKAE, from the coding sequence ATGTTCAAAATTCAAGAGATTCGTGAAATTATTAAACTAGTAGATGCTTCATCAATTGACGAGTTTGTATATGAAGAAAACGGAGCAAAAGTAAAGTTAAAGAAAAAAGGAAATGTAACAGAGGTTGTTGCACCGAAAGCCGAGGTAGTTGTGGCAGCACCAGCAGCGCCAGTAGTTGAAGCAGCGCCGGCACCAAAAGCAGTGGAAGCGCCAGCAGCTGTAGCACCTGTTGAAAAAGCACCTGTCCAAGAGGATGCAGATTTACACCAAATTACATCACCAATGGTTGGTACATTCTATCAAGCACCAAACCCAGAATCTCCAGCTTATGTAAAAGTGGGAGATAAAGTAGGCGAAGAAACAATTGTTTGTATCGTAGAGGCAATGAAACTGTTCAACGAAATCGAGGCAGAAGTGAAAGGTGAAATCGTTGAAATTCTTGTAAAAGACGGTCAACTTGTGGAATACGGTCAACCATTATTCCTAGTAAAAGCTGAATAA
- a CDS encoding SpoIIIAH-like family protein, producing the protein MKVKRKTVWFLTLFSLAAVISVYYVFEDDRNINLMAIFSDETMQETTLTGLPEETKAVQSENYLFEQMRMEVENERSQLREQYTQKIASDQYSAEEKNEAYNEMNALIKRDSAEAMLEMLIKSLGYSDAFVRVEDEKVAVTVMSDEMSKEEANEIIYVVMSEQGEGVQVTVNVQSNYY; encoded by the coding sequence ATGAAAGTGAAACGTAAAACAGTATGGTTTTTGACACTCTTTAGCTTAGCGGCAGTGATTTCTGTGTATTATGTATTTGAAGATGATCGAAATATCAATTTGATGGCGATTTTCTCAGATGAGACGATGCAGGAAACAACGTTAACAGGTTTACCAGAGGAAACAAAGGCAGTGCAATCTGAAAATTATTTATTTGAGCAAATGCGCATGGAGGTAGAAAATGAGCGCAGCCAGCTAAGAGAGCAATATACGCAAAAAATCGCATCTGATCAATATTCAGCAGAGGAAAAAAATGAAGCATATAATGAAATGAACGCATTAATTAAGCGCGACTCTGCTGAGGCAATGCTCGAAATGCTTATTAAATCTCTAGGCTACTCGGATGCTTTCGTACGTGTAGAGGATGAGAAAGTGGCCGTAACGGTTATGTCTGACGAAATGTCTAAAGAGGAAGCAAATGAAATTATTTATGTAGTCATGTCTGAGCAAGGCGAAGGCGTGCAAGTAACAGTAAACGTACAATCAAATTATTATTGA
- a CDS encoding stage III sporulation protein AE: protein MDTLINIFREPISNVILLISVVALYTLVFLIIEAFVPTAKAWLEPLFILLLALTLGELVVEAFRVMREFAEILSAFFLALIPILTSAMIVLQSILAFVAWSPLVLFLLQLLMHITNKIMIPALLAALLFDFCSRFVQGISFKKLADLLRMTSMSLIAASSLALSLILTISGVAFFAVDASVTTPLKKVVEQAIPLVGSIVVQGFSMFQKFQGTATTITGFTLVSSFSIASFYPAGTLLLYAFSCKFLAAISEPFTSANISGFIDDIGNTLFVLCAIAILLAITFIFIWLLLFVIMQLGVGKNL from the coding sequence ATGGACACGCTTATCAATATCTTTCGTGAACCAATCTCTAATGTTATCTTACTCATTTCGGTTGTAGCACTTTACACGCTCGTCTTTTTAATTATTGAGGCATTTGTGCCAACTGCAAAAGCATGGCTAGAGCCACTCTTTATTTTATTGCTTGCGCTCACATTAGGAGAGCTTGTCGTTGAGGCATTTCGCGTCATGCGAGAATTCGCTGAAATTTTATCCGCATTTTTCTTAGCACTTATTCCCATTCTTACATCCGCTATGATTGTCCTTCAATCCATTTTAGCATTTGTCGCATGGAGTCCACTTGTCTTGTTTTTATTGCAGCTTTTGATGCATATAACAAATAAAATCATGATTCCAGCACTGCTTGCTGCATTGCTCTTCGATTTTTGCAGCCGTTTTGTGCAAGGAATTTCCTTTAAAAAACTAGCAGATTTACTACGTATGACGTCCATGAGCTTGATTGCAGCATCCTCTTTAGCGCTTTCACTTATTTTAACGATTTCAGGTGTTGCCTTTTTTGCAGTGGATGCTTCTGTTACGACACCGTTAAAAAAGGTGGTAGAGCAGGCAATTCCATTAGTCGGCTCTATTGTCGTACAAGGCTTCTCGATGTTTCAAAAGTTTCAAGGTACCGCAACGACGATTACGGGCTTTACGCTTGTTAGCTCTTTTTCTATCGCCTCCTTTTATCCTGCAGGAACGCTGCTTTTATATGCGTTTAGCTGCAAATTTTTAGCGGCGATAAGCGAGCCATTTACGAGCGCAAATATTAGCGGCTTTATTGATGATATTGGCAACACATTATTTGTTTTATGTGCCATTGCAATATTGCTTGCCATTACCTTTATTTTTATTTGGCTATTACTGTTTGTCATTATGCAATTAGGGGTGGGGAAAAATTTATGA
- a CDS encoding pyruvate formate-lyase: MTTIFAVVILLLLLQLMKQAMPSLHPLFTIIFTFIFLQFVFVQSIIPWARHFIPIVQHVPYARPLLYTAIVFLLSEFMFTLLAEHEYEALGEVMRIAVRIALVTYWMTELEPALQTLSALLKRV, translated from the coding sequence ATGACAACGATATTCGCTGTTGTAATTTTGCTGCTGCTACTGCAACTGATGAAACAGGCAATGCCTTCATTACACCCTTTATTTACAATTATTTTCACATTTATTTTTCTGCAATTTGTTTTTGTACAATCTATCATTCCATGGGCTCGTCATTTTATTCCGATTGTTCAGCACGTGCCCTATGCACGTCCATTACTCTATACGGCCATTGTTTTTCTGTTAAGTGAGTTTATGTTTACATTGTTAGCGGAGCATGAATATGAAGCATTAGGGGAGGTGATGCGTATAGCTGTACGTATCGCGCTTGTGACCTACTGGATGACAGAGCTTGAGCCGGCATTGCAAACGTTGTCGGCATTGCTCAAAAGGGTGTAA
- a CDS encoding stage III sporulation protein AC, which translates to MELQDVLRVAGVGLVIALLHIFFEQTGKKEFSFFLFFVAYLYMTAELIRFLRLFFNEILIFFQWLTSSG; encoded by the coding sequence TTGGAGCTTCAGGATGTACTACGCGTTGCAGGAGTGGGACTTGTGATTGCCTTGCTGCATATCTTTTTTGAGCAAACAGGGAAAAAGGAGTTTTCGTTTTTTTTGTTTTTCGTTGCTTATTTGTATATGACAGCAGAGCTTATTCGTTTTTTGCGTTTGTTTTTTAATGAGATTTTAATTTTCTTTCAATGGCTTACTTCCTCGGGGTGA
- a CDS encoding NAD(P)H-dependent flavin oxidoreductase, whose protein sequence is MLQQIQKPIIQAPMAGVTTPQLVIASCEAGILGSIGAGYLNGEETRAFIQAVKQGTDKPFSVNLFVQEEPKIDVFVLQEARVALQPIYDELNIPPVQTVISNDVYSAQLQVVIDENVPICSFTFGLPAATDIQRLKAAGIYMIGTATTLEEAKAVEAAGLDAVVLQGSEAGGHRGTFTEPLTFISLQDLLAQVIGQVQIPVIAAGGIATAHHVKEVLAQGAVAAQIGTAFLVAEESGASATYKQAILQSENDETTLTKAFTGKYARGLKNDFTERLKDAVVAPYPLQHHLTTAIRKESTAQGRSEFLSLWMGANGHLAKEVPVAEIVEALLAEVK, encoded by the coding sequence ATGTTACAGCAAATTCAAAAACCAATTATTCAAGCACCGATGGCAGGTGTTACAACACCACAGCTTGTTATTGCAAGCTGTGAGGCAGGTATTTTAGGTTCGATTGGTGCAGGCTATTTAAATGGCGAGGAAACACGAGCATTTATTCAAGCGGTAAAACAAGGAACGGACAAACCCTTCTCTGTCAATTTATTTGTGCAGGAGGAGCCGAAAATTGATGTATTCGTTTTGCAGGAGGCTCGTGTAGCCTTGCAGCCTATTTACGATGAATTAAATATTCCACCAGTACAAACAGTTATTTCAAACGATGTGTATTCTGCGCAGCTACAGGTAGTTATCGATGAAAATGTACCTATTTGCTCGTTTACATTTGGATTACCAGCCGCAACTGATATTCAGCGTTTAAAGGCAGCAGGTATTTATATGATTGGTACAGCGACAACGCTAGAGGAGGCAAAGGCGGTGGAAGCAGCTGGGCTTGATGCAGTGGTACTCCAAGGCAGCGAGGCGGGTGGACATCGCGGTACATTTACAGAGCCTTTAACATTTATCAGCTTACAGGACTTATTAGCACAGGTAATTGGCCAAGTGCAAATCCCCGTTATTGCGGCAGGTGGCATTGCAACAGCGCATCATGTAAAGGAAGTGCTAGCGCAAGGTGCAGTTGCAGCACAAATAGGAACAGCCTTTTTAGTTGCAGAGGAAAGCGGTGCATCAGCAACGTATAAGCAGGCTATTTTGCAATCTGAAAATGATGAGACAACGCTAACAAAGGCGTTCACTGGTAAATATGCACGCGGGTTGAAAAATGATTTCACAGAACGCTTAAAGGATGCGGTCGTTGCACCGTACCCATTACAGCACCATTTAACAACGGCGATTCGCAAGGAAAGCACAGCACAGGGACGTTCAGAATTTTTATCGCTATGGATGGGTGCTAACGGGCATTTAGCGAAGGAAGTACCGGTTGCGGAGATTGTAGAGGCATTGCTAGCAGAGGTTAAATAA
- the efp gene encoding elongation factor P, which yields MISVNDFRTGLTIIVDGQLYRVLDFQHVKPGKGAAFVRSKLRNLRNGNVNEKTFRAGEKVEKAMIDNRKMQYLYAQGDEHVFMDMESYDQTTLAAAQIEEELLYLLENMEVHIQSYQGEMLGIELPNTVVLEVAETEPGIKGDTASGGSKPAKMETGLMVNVPFFVNQGDKLIINTSEGSYVSRA from the coding sequence ATGATTTCAGTAAACGATTTTCGCACAGGCTTAACAATTATTGTTGATGGCCAATTATACCGTGTTTTGGATTTCCAACACGTAAAGCCAGGTAAAGGTGCGGCCTTTGTGCGTTCGAAATTACGTAATCTGCGCAACGGTAATGTAAACGAAAAAACATTCCGTGCAGGTGAAAAAGTAGAAAAAGCGATGATTGATAACCGTAAAATGCAATACTTATATGCACAAGGTGATGAGCATGTATTTATGGATATGGAATCATATGACCAAACAACATTAGCAGCAGCGCAAATTGAAGAGGAATTACTATATTTATTAGAAAATATGGAAGTTCACATTCAATCATACCAAGGTGAAATGCTAGGAATTGAATTACCAAACACAGTTGTGTTAGAAGTTGCTGAAACAGAGCCAGGTATTAAGGGCGATACAGCTTCAGGTGGTTCAAAGCCAGCGAAAATGGAAACAGGCTTAATGGTTAACGTACCATTCTTCGTCAACCAAGGCGACAAATTAATTATTAACACATCAGAAGGCTCTTACGTTTCACGTGCGTAA
- a CDS encoding M24 family metallopeptidase — protein sequence MKLAKLRQALIDEKIDALLITNDYNRRYMTGFTGTAGVAIVSKDDAVFITDFRYTEQAAEQVKDFRIVQHEGLIVEEVAQQVALMGVQTLGFEKDALTYGTYTHYKNAVKAEFAPTAGLIEKIRLIKTEQEINIIKAACEIADQAFTHILGFIEPGKTELEVSNELEFFMRKQGATSSSFDIIVASGVRSALPHGVATHKVIEKGDFVTLDFGALYNGYISDITRTIAVGQPSDKLVEMYNVVLESQLLALEKVGPGMTGIEADAVARDYLKSKGYGEAFGHSTGHGIGLEVHEGPGLSFRSETVLEPGMAVTIEPGVYLPGIGGVRIEDDILITATGNEKLTHSTKDLIIL from the coding sequence ATGAAATTAGCAAAATTACGTCAGGCATTAATCGATGAGAAAATCGATGCACTACTTATTACTAACGACTATAACCGTCGTTATATGACAGGCTTCACTGGTACTGCAGGTGTTGCGATCGTATCAAAGGATGATGCGGTATTTATTACAGATTTCCGTTATACAGAGCAGGCGGCAGAGCAAGTGAAGGATTTCCGCATTGTACAGCATGAAGGCTTAATCGTAGAAGAGGTAGCACAGCAAGTTGCATTAATGGGCGTACAGACGCTTGGCTTTGAGAAGGATGCGCTAACATATGGCACATATACGCATTATAAAAATGCAGTGAAAGCTGAGTTTGCTCCAACAGCAGGGTTAATTGAAAAAATTCGCTTGATTAAGACAGAACAAGAGATTAATATTATTAAGGCTGCATGTGAAATTGCGGATCAAGCATTTACACATATTTTAGGCTTTATCGAGCCTGGTAAAACAGAGCTTGAGGTGTCGAATGAGCTTGAATTTTTCATGCGTAAGCAAGGTGCGACAAGCTCGTCATTTGATATTATCGTAGCAAGTGGTGTGCGCTCAGCATTACCACATGGTGTTGCAACACATAAAGTCATTGAAAAGGGCGATTTTGTCACACTTGACTTCGGTGCACTATACAATGGTTATATTTCAGATATTACACGCACGATTGCTGTAGGACAGCCTTCAGATAAGCTAGTTGAGATGTACAATGTCGTATTGGAATCTCAGCTACTAGCTTTAGAAAAAGTAGGTCCAGGGATGACAGGTATCGAGGCAGATGCAGTAGCACGTGATTATTTAAAATCAAAGGGCTATGGTGAGGCATTTGGTCACTCAACAGGGCACGGCATTGGCTTAGAGGTGCATGAAGGACCAGGGCTATCATTCCGCTCAGAAACAGTGTTAGAGCCAGGCATGGCTGTAACAATTGAGCCAGGTGTTTATTTACCAGGCATCGGCGGTGTACGTATCGAGGATGATATACTAATTACAGCAACAGGCAATGAAAAATTAACTCATTCTACAAAAGATTTAATTATTTTATAA
- the aroQ gene encoding type II 3-dehydroquinate dehydratase, producing MELLVLNGPNLNRLGKREPEIYGTETLADIEARLQQLAASFQSEIDFRQSNHEGQLIDWIHEAEDRRMVGIVFNPGAYTHTSVALRDAIASVTVPVIEVHISNIHKREPFRHHSMLAAECVGQICGLGTIGYDLAVRKFLQQEKGE from the coding sequence ATGGAGTTGCTCGTATTAAATGGACCAAATTTAAATCGACTTGGCAAGCGTGAGCCAGAAATTTATGGAACGGAAACACTTGCAGATATTGAAGCAAGATTGCAGCAGCTTGCGGCAAGCTTTCAAAGTGAAATTGACTTTCGTCAATCGAATCATGAAGGACAACTCATTGATTGGATTCATGAGGCGGAGGACCGTCGAATGGTAGGTATTGTTTTCAATCCAGGTGCTTACACGCATACAAGTGTTGCTTTACGCGATGCAATTGCTTCTGTTACAGTCCCTGTCATTGAAGTACATATTTCAAACATCCATAAGCGAGAGCCGTTCCGCCATCATTCAATGCTAGCGGCAGAATGTGTCGGACAAATTTGCGGTCTCGGTACAATCGGCTATGATTTAGCTGTGCGTAAATTTTTACAACAAGAAAAAGGGGAATGA
- a CDS encoding DUF1385 domain-containing protein produces MFAGKEHMVTAIRRNDNSIDYFHVEKKKKPLYQKLKKIPFVRGVVALIESAGFGSRHLQFASERYDVTPGEEEENAEEPSKLQMILGVAVVGVLSFLFGKFVFTLVPVFLADLFSAWIPNKTGQIFLETAFKLILLLSYLQLIAMTPIIKRVFQYHGAEHKVINCYEAGLELTVDNVQKQSRLHYRCGSSFILFTVIVGMFVYFFVPTDPLWLRVVNRILLIPVVLGISFEVLQATNALRNVPVLRFLGYPGLWLQLLTTKEPKNEQVEVAIASFKKLHEVEQHPEVAATLHHD; encoded by the coding sequence ATGTTTGCTGGAAAAGAGCATATGGTCACAGCGATTCGTCGCAATGACAATTCAATTGATTATTTTCATGTAGAAAAAAAGAAAAAGCCTTTATACCAAAAATTAAAGAAAATTCCGTTCGTCAGAGGTGTTGTCGCCTTAATTGAATCAGCAGGCTTTGGCTCACGCCATTTACAATTTGCGAGCGAGCGCTATGATGTAACGCCCGGTGAGGAAGAGGAAAATGCTGAGGAGCCATCCAAGCTGCAAATGATTTTAGGCGTAGCCGTTGTCGGAGTGCTTTCCTTCTTATTTGGAAAATTTGTCTTTACGCTTGTTCCAGTTTTTTTAGCTGACTTATTTTCCGCATGGATTCCAAATAAAACAGGGCAAATCTTTTTAGAGACAGCCTTCAAGCTCATTTTACTATTGAGCTACTTACAACTAATTGCCATGACACCTATTATTAAACGTGTCTTTCAATATCACGGAGCAGAGCATAAAGTCATTAATTGCTATGAGGCAGGTCTTGAGCTCACAGTTGACAACGTACAAAAGCAATCGCGCTTGCATTATCGCTGCGGCTCTAGCTTTATTTTATTTACAGTCATTGTCGGCATGTTCGTGTACTTCTTCGTGCCAACTGATCCATTATGGCTACGTGTTGTCAACCGCATTTTATTGATTCCAGTTGTACTTGGTATTTCCTTCGAGGTGCTACAAGCAACAAATGCTTTGCGCAATGTGCCTGTACTACGCTTTTTAGGCTATCCTGGTCTTTGGCTACAGCTTTTAACAACAAAAGAGCCAAAAAATGAACAAGTGGAAGTAGCGATTGCTTCATTCAAAAAGCTTCATGAAGTAGAACAACATCCAGAGGTGGCTGCAACATTGCACCACGATTAA
- a CDS encoding DMT family transporter, producing MKKYMGDAMMLITAIVWGSGFVVVAIALKYLTAYQVMAGRFLLAAIILLILFGYRLKGLRWSVVWKGAILGTILYIAFAFQTVGLEYTTASKNAFITAVNVVIVPLIAFIFYKRKIDGYEMLGSILALIGIGLLSLQGSFKMNIGDILTLICAVGFAFDIFYTNYFVQKEDALTLTIVQFVTAAVIGTLVVIIQGDIPATIAKEGIYAIIYLALFSTTLAYVLQNVAHKYTTATKAAIILSTEALFGTLFAILFLHEVLTLKMMVGAVMIMLAILIAELKPAYFKQRMLKKMGRT from the coding sequence GTGAAAAAGTATATGGGAGATGCGATGATGCTCATAACGGCAATCGTTTGGGGCAGTGGCTTCGTTGTTGTAGCTATCGCATTAAAATATTTAACAGCCTATCAAGTGATGGCTGGACGTTTTCTATTAGCGGCGATTATTTTATTAATATTATTTGGTTATCGCTTAAAAGGGCTCAGGTGGTCTGTTGTTTGGAAGGGTGCTATATTAGGAACCATTTTATATATTGCCTTTGCTTTTCAAACGGTTGGGCTAGAGTATACAACTGCGTCCAAAAATGCCTTTATTACGGCTGTCAATGTCGTCATTGTGCCATTGATTGCCTTTATCTTTTATAAGCGAAAAATTGATGGCTATGAAATGCTTGGCTCCATTCTCGCATTAATCGGGATTGGGCTGCTGTCATTGCAAGGCTCCTTCAAGATGAACATTGGTGATATATTAACATTAATATGTGCTGTTGGCTTTGCCTTCGATATTTTTTATACCAATTATTTTGTACAAAAAGAGGATGCACTTACTTTAACTATTGTACAGTTTGTGACAGCTGCCGTTATTGGGACACTTGTTGTCATAATACAAGGAGATATTCCTGCAACTATCGCTAAAGAGGGGATTTATGCGATTATTTATTTAGCGCTGTTCTCGACGACGCTTGCCTATGTTTTACAAAATGTGGCACATAAATATACGACGGCAACAAAGGCGGCGATTATTTTATCGACAGAGGCATTGTTTGGTACATTATTTGCGATTTTATTTTTGCATGAAGTATTGACGTTGAAAATGATGGTAGGTGCTGTGATGATTATGCTAGCGATTTTAATTGCGGAATTGAAGCCCGCCTATTTTAAACAGCGCATGCTGAAAAAGATGGGACGTACATAA
- a CDS encoding DUF4181 domain-containing protein, producing MIFIIVVLYQWLFIPILKRKVGYVRVDGTMFYQYKTKWQLPFEIAVIIAAVLCIVFFTPKLELWSVAFVPLGFIVILVVRGILEKKYDAYLRHHIISFVQAFAIMVAFVGIFIYSTLMK from the coding sequence GTGATTTTTATCATTGTTGTACTATACCAATGGCTTTTCATTCCTATACTAAAGCGAAAAGTGGGCTATGTTCGCGTAGATGGGACGATGTTTTATCAATATAAAACTAAATGGCAGCTACCATTTGAAATAGCCGTTATTATAGCTGCCGTGCTATGTATCGTGTTTTTTACGCCAAAGCTTGAGCTTTGGTCTGTTGCCTTTGTACCGCTTGGCTTTATCGTGATTTTAGTGGTGCGCGGCATTTTAGAGAAGAAATATGATGCTTATTTGCGCCATCATATCATTTCGTTTGTCCAAGCTTTTGCGATAATGGTAGCGTTTGTTGGCATTTTTATTTATAGCACGCTAATGAAGTAA
- a CDS encoding lipoate--protein ligase family protein: protein MALDEALLDWHSDGSIPPVIRFYEWNPATLSIGYFQQAARDIDLEAVKQQGLGFVRRPTGGRAVLHDQELTYSIIVTEEYPNMPKTVTEAYRVLSEGILLGFQNLGLDAYFSVPDTEEKQADLKKPKSAVCFDAPSWYELVVEGKKVAGSAQTRQKGVILQHGAILLDLDAEKLLSVFRFSSEEAKQKMRDKLPEKAVAMNQFVETPFTIPQCVEAFKTGFEKALHIELVPYTLTEQQLVYVKELEAKKYANDEWNLRK from the coding sequence ATGGCATTGGATGAGGCATTACTTGATTGGCATAGCGACGGGAGTATTCCGCCAGTGATTCGCTTTTACGAATGGAATCCAGCTACATTGTCAATTGGTTATTTTCAGCAGGCAGCGCGCGATATTGATTTAGAGGCAGTGAAGCAACAGGGGTTGGGCTTTGTTCGTCGACCTACAGGTGGACGTGCAGTATTGCATGACCAAGAGCTGACATATTCAATTATAGTGACAGAAGAGTACCCGAATATGCCGAAAACGGTAACAGAAGCTTATCGTGTATTGAGTGAGGGTATTTTGTTAGGCTTCCAAAACTTAGGATTGGACGCATACTTTAGCGTACCAGATACAGAGGAAAAGCAGGCGGATTTAAAAAAGCCAAAAAGTGCTGTATGCTTTGATGCACCAAGCTGGTATGAGTTAGTGGTAGAGGGGAAAAAGGTAGCAGGTAGTGCGCAAACGCGTCAAAAGGGCGTGATTTTGCAGCATGGTGCGATTTTGCTAGATTTAGATGCAGAAAAGCTATTGTCTGTCTTTAGATTCTCATCTGAGGAAGCGAAGCAGAAAATGCGTGATAAACTGCCTGAAAAAGCGGTAGCGATGAACCAATTTGTAGAGACACCATTTACCATACCACAATGTGTGGAGGCATTTAAAACGGGCTTTGAAAAGGCGTTACATATTGAGCTTGTGCCATACACATTAACAGAGCAGCAGCTAGTCTATGTTAAAGAGCTAGAAGCGAAAAAATATGCAAATGATGAATGGAATTTAAGGAAATAA